Proteins from a genomic interval of Niabella soli DSM 19437:
- the panB gene encoding 3-methyl-2-oxobutanoate hydroxymethyltransferase yields MSVNKEVKRVTTHTLAKMKQAGEKISMLTAYDFSFARIIDSAGIDVLLVGDSASNVMAGHETTLPITLDQMIYHAQSVIRAAKRCLVVVDLPFGSYQSNSEIALASAVRIMKETGAHAVKLEGGEEVTESIKKITSAGIPVMGHLGLTPQSIYQFGTYAVRAKEETEAAKLLKDVELVQQAGAFALVLEKIPAALAQQATEKLQIPVIGIGAGPHCDGQVLVMHDMLGINTEFKPKFLRQYLNIFEQATKAVQQYIWDVKSGDFPNEQEQY; encoded by the coding sequence ATGTCTGTAAATAAAGAAGTAAAAAGGGTTACTACCCATACACTGGCGAAAATGAAACAGGCCGGTGAGAAAATAAGCATGCTCACGGCTTATGATTTTTCATTTGCCCGTATCATCGACAGCGCGGGTATCGATGTGCTATTGGTCGGCGATTCCGCTTCTAATGTAATGGCCGGGCACGAAACCACCTTGCCCATTACCCTGGACCAGATGATCTACCATGCGCAATCGGTTATCCGTGCTGCCAAGCGTTGTCTTGTAGTGGTGGATCTGCCGTTTGGTTCTTATCAGTCCAACTCAGAAATAGCATTGGCCTCCGCTGTCCGCATTATGAAAGAAACCGGCGCACATGCGGTGAAGCTGGAGGGTGGCGAGGAAGTAACAGAATCCATAAAAAAGATCACATCGGCAGGCATCCCGGTTATGGGGCATTTAGGGCTTACACCGCAGTCTATCTACCAGTTTGGCACTTATGCGGTACGTGCCAAAGAAGAAACTGAAGCCGCCAAACTTTTGAAAGATGTGGAACTCGTGCAGCAGGCAGGGGCCTTTGCATTAGTATTGGAAAAAATACCCGCGGCCCTTGCCCAACAGGCCACTGAAAAATTACAGATCCCTGTGATCGGCATAGGTGCTGGTCCGCACTGTGATGGCCAGGTGTTGGTGATGCACGATATGCTGGGGATCAACACGGAATTTAAGCCCAAATTCCTGCGGCAGTACCTGAATATTTTCGAACAGGCTACAAAAGCGGTTCAGCAGTATATCTGGGATGTGAAATCAGGAGATTTCCCCAACGAACAGGAACAGTATTAG
- a CDS encoding Ppx/GppA phosphatase family protein translates to MKLAAIDIGSNAARLLITDVRLLKKNKPEFIKSNLIRVPLRLGFDVFETGMISANKISHILSTMKAYRNLLDAYEVQHIKACATSAMRDARNGAEIIKQVKETTGIEIEIISGDREAALIYESHVADSLTRDESYLYIDVGGGSTELTCFTNGTMTFKRSFNIGTIRILKQQVTEAHWEEMKTYIRSQTKKTRPVIGIGSGGNINKIFSLSKRKEGRPLTLELLRDYYKEFSSRTLSERISYYKLREDRADVIVPALLIYINVLKWAGAEEILVPKIGLADGLIQSLYDEISQ, encoded by the coding sequence TTGAAATTAGCAGCAATTGATATTGGTAGTAATGCGGCCCGCCTGTTGATTACGGATGTGCGGCTGCTTAAAAAGAATAAGCCCGAGTTTATTAAATCGAACCTTATCCGGGTGCCGCTGCGGTTGGGATTCGATGTTTTTGAAACGGGAATGATCTCCGCAAACAAGATCAGCCATATCCTAAGCACGATGAAAGCCTATCGCAATCTGCTGGATGCTTACGAAGTGCAACATATCAAGGCCTGCGCCACATCCGCCATGCGCGATGCCCGTAATGGCGCTGAAATCATAAAACAGGTTAAAGAGACCACCGGCATTGAAATTGAAATTATTTCCGGCGACCGTGAAGCAGCACTCATTTATGAAAGTCACGTGGCCGACAGTCTCACCAGGGATGAGTCTTATTTATATATAGATGTGGGTGGCGGCAGCACCGAGCTGACCTGCTTTACCAACGGAACGATGACCTTTAAACGGTCCTTCAATATCGGCACGATCCGGATCTTGAAACAACAGGTAACAGAAGCCCATTGGGAAGAAATGAAAACCTATATCCGGAGCCAGACAAAAAAAACCAGACCTGTTATCGGGATCGGGTCGGGTGGAAATATCAATAAGATCTTTTCACTGTCCAAAAGAAAAGAAGGAAGGCCCCTTACGCTGGAGCTGTTGCGGGATTACTACAAGGAATTCAGCAGCCGGACGCTTAGTGAGCGGATCAGTTATTATAAGCTGCGCGAGGACCGGGCCGACGTAATTGTGCCTGCTTTATTAATTTACATAAACGTTCTAAAATGGGCCGGCGCAGAAGAAATACTGGTGCCCAAGATCGGACTGGCGGATGGGCTGATCCAGAGCTTGTATGATGAAATAAGTCAATAG
- a CDS encoding SH3 domain-containing protein: MALQDKYKALIDAATAAGVANLAVREQDGVLYIDGDAPSGAVKDQLWAVYDQIDPNFTSADLVLNVNAKADPGSKVRVATQETALNIRKGPGTDQPVVGKAQKDEIITLISKANDQWASVRTDDGTEGYAYMQYLEPVA, translated from the coding sequence ATGGCATTACAAGATAAATATAAAGCACTGATTGACGCCGCTACTGCTGCGGGCGTAGCTAACCTGGCAGTAAGAGAACAGGATGGCGTTTTATACATAGATGGCGATGCACCCAGCGGTGCGGTAAAAGATCAGCTATGGGCAGTCTATGATCAGATAGACCCCAATTTTACCAGCGCTGATCTGGTGTTGAATGTAAATGCGAAAGCAGACCCGGGTTCTAAAGTAAGAGTAGCTACTCAGGAAACAGCTTTAAATATCCGTAAAGGTCCGGGAACGGATCAGCCGGTTGTTGGAAAAGCGCAAAAGGATGAGATCATCACCCTAATCAGTAAGGCCAATGACCAATGGGCTTCCGTGCGTACTGATGATGGTACGGAAGGATATGCCTATATGCAATACCTGGAACCCGTAGCGTGA
- a CDS encoding BON domain-containing protein encodes MKRILTVIAFVAFVFALPSCKGKSDADIKQEVDAKLAANPEFSSLSSDVKDGAVTISGTVKDDAVKTAIDSTVKEVKGVKSVVNNASVPPPPPPPTINPDDVLNNTLKDAIKDNAGVKAEVKDGVVTLTGEIKKADLPGLMQKVMGTHPKKVENKLTVK; translated from the coding sequence ATGAAAAGAATCCTGACCGTGATTGCCTTCGTTGCATTTGTTTTTGCACTTCCTTCCTGTAAGGGTAAAAGCGATGCCGACATCAAACAAGAAGTTGATGCAAAACTTGCCGCTAACCCCGAGTTCTCAAGCCTTTCTTCAGATGTAAAAGACGGCGCTGTTACCATTAGCGGTACCGTAAAAGATGATGCAGTTAAAACCGCCATCGACTCCACTGTTAAAGAAGTAAAAGGTGTTAAATCTGTTGTTAACAACGCAAGCGTTCCTCCTCCGCCGCCCCCTCCTACCATCAATCCTGACGATGTATTAAACAATACCCTCAAGGACGCTATTAAGGATAACGCAGGCGTAAAAGCCGAAGTAAAAGATGGCGTGGTTACCCTTACGGGCGAGATTAAAAAAGCAGACCTGCCGGGCTTAATGCAAAAAGTAATGGGCACACACCCTAAAAAAGTAGAGAATAAATTAACCGTAAAATAA
- a CDS encoding TonB-dependent receptor, whose translation MLCFLLLALCCHIQIIGKAQNVKELKGRVTDENGRPVANASVFAKNKATGQTTAAQTDSSGAFTCTDVTAGATYSIVVSHVGYQAQTLAGYTVTANSDRPLLLQLRSTPNDLKEVIVTGRAGAQNRTKLETSYSVTTIGYNALSLQAPTSVTEALKSVPGFWVESSGGEGSGNVRARGVPVDGYGSIQLLEDGVPVQHDPSLGYLNADQVFRLDETIQSIEVVRGGPSSVFYSNAPAGAVNYIPRAVGDKTEGIFKLSLGSQNFYRGDFWVGAPVGDGWKLSAGGFYRAGTGVRDPGFSGNHGGQFRVSIGKKWEKSSFDIDFKRLDDDVIFYLGIPMTRQNGKIVAVPGMNGNYGTIAGPETQRMNMIQGDGSLYHFDNTVGTSVQRSQITAKFKTEIFDHWILKNTLRYDNTHTQRNGVYPNTLLTADSMLSSQSGLLATVPGAQRLGLQYVSTGAAFNNATQNGNGLMILGGIRGLTLPLTEIANDLHLSRVFFTGSSKHDFNFGYYYSHFDEDFSRYSSVALLDVQDNARLLNLVALDANGKVLRTFTDNGIYRYGYEWADAHGEQTTNAVYVSDEWQITPAFRLDAGLRWENAQTKGVVEQSKSVNLGTFATSNILTGNGIFQNYNHGFNFTTWTIGANYQFSSNMGAFARYTSAARIPGLGSYVTNATAKPITQTMQLGEVGYKYSSAALSLYATGFWTKYNNVGFTNYVFNANGSQTQENLYANTQTLGLELEGGYYPVKWFDISATATLQRGQYKGYVYTDNSGKQIDYNDNQLIRVPAASLRVIPGFNFFNDRVRLQSVIEYEGQRYVDVANSVSLPSYTKIDINAQVKLNDKISIFGLIDNLGNSLGLTEGNPRQGEFQSNDAGATSFIARPLVGRSFRAALRYKF comes from the coding sequence TTGCTCTGCTTTTTATTATTAGCCCTATGCTGCCATATTCAGATCATTGGAAAGGCGCAAAATGTTAAAGAACTAAAAGGCCGGGTAACAGACGAAAACGGCAGGCCCGTTGCCAACGCTTCGGTTTTTGCAAAGAACAAAGCCACCGGACAAACAACTGCCGCTCAAACAGATTCCTCAGGTGCATTTACCTGCACCGATGTAACAGCCGGAGCCACGTATTCCATCGTTGTTTCCCATGTGGGTTACCAGGCGCAAACCCTGGCCGGCTATACCGTTACAGCCAATTCCGACCGGCCTTTGCTGCTTCAGTTGCGATCAACGCCAAACGATTTAAAGGAAGTGATTGTGACCGGGCGCGCCGGTGCGCAAAACCGGACCAAACTGGAAACGAGCTATTCGGTTACAACTATCGGGTATAATGCGTTGAGCTTGCAGGCGCCTACCAGTGTCACCGAGGCTTTAAAGTCGGTGCCGGGTTTTTGGGTGGAATCGTCAGGAGGAGAGGGAAGTGGTAATGTACGTGCAAGAGGGGTGCCGGTAGACGGTTATGGATCCATACAATTACTTGAAGATGGGGTGCCGGTACAACATGATCCCTCTCTGGGTTATTTAAATGCCGATCAGGTCTTTCGGTTGGATGAAACCATTCAGTCCATTGAAGTCGTTCGGGGCGGGCCTTCTTCCGTGTTCTATTCTAACGCACCGGCGGGGGCGGTGAACTATATCCCGCGCGCGGTTGGTGACAAGACCGAAGGTATTTTTAAACTGTCGTTGGGAAGCCAGAATTTTTATCGCGGTGATTTTTGGGTGGGTGCGCCTGTTGGTGATGGATGGAAGCTTTCGGCCGGTGGGTTTTACCGGGCGGGCACAGGAGTACGCGATCCGGGTTTCAGCGGCAATCATGGAGGACAATTCAGGGTTTCTATTGGTAAGAAATGGGAAAAATCATCCTTTGATATTGATTTTAAACGGCTGGATGATGATGTAATTTTTTATTTAGGTATTCCGATGACACGTCAGAACGGAAAAATAGTAGCCGTTCCGGGAATGAATGGCAACTACGGTACTATTGCCGGGCCGGAAACACAAAGGATGAATATGATCCAGGGGGACGGCAGTTTATACCATTTTGATAATACCGTGGGAACTTCTGTACAAAGAAGCCAGATTACAGCGAAGTTTAAAACCGAAATTTTTGACCACTGGATTTTAAAAAACACCCTTCGTTACGATAACACCCATACCCAACGCAACGGGGTGTATCCAAATACATTACTTACGGCGGATTCTATGCTGTCGAGCCAATCGGGGCTGCTCGCTACTGTTCCGGGTGCACAGCGCTTAGGATTGCAGTATGTAAGCACGGGCGCTGCTTTTAACAATGCAACCCAGAACGGCAATGGCCTTATGATTCTTGGCGGCATCCGGGGGCTTACATTGCCCCTGACCGAAATTGCCAACGATCTGCACCTTTCACGTGTATTTTTTACAGGCTCTTCAAAGCACGATTTTAATTTTGGCTACTACTATTCGCATTTCGACGAAGATTTTAGCCGGTACTCCTCTGTTGCCTTGCTTGATGTTCAGGACAATGCCCGATTGCTAAACCTTGTAGCGCTGGACGCTAATGGAAAAGTATTGCGGACATTTACGGATAATGGTATATACCGCTATGGATATGAATGGGCCGACGCGCATGGGGAGCAGACCACCAACGCGGTGTATGTCAGCGATGAGTGGCAAATAACCCCTGCTTTTCGTTTGGATGCCGGACTGCGTTGGGAAAACGCGCAAACAAAAGGCGTAGTAGAACAAAGTAAGAGCGTGAACCTGGGAACCTTCGCCACATCTAATATTTTAACCGGCAACGGGATCTTTCAAAACTATAACCATGGTTTTAATTTCACTACCTGGACAATAGGCGCTAATTACCAGTTTTCCAGCAATATGGGGGCTTTTGCCCGGTATACTTCAGCCGCACGTATCCCGGGGCTGGGTTCTTATGTAACCAACGCTACTGCAAAACCTATTACCCAAACCATGCAATTGGGGGAAGTAGGGTATAAATACAGCAGCGCAGCACTTTCATTGTATGCTACAGGCTTTTGGACTAAGTACAATAATGTGGGTTTTACCAACTATGTTTTTAATGCAAACGGAAGCCAGACGCAGGAAAACCTGTATGCCAATACCCAAACCCTTGGACTGGAACTGGAAGGGGGGTATTATCCCGTAAAATGGTTCGATATTTCAGCAACGGCCACTTTACAGCGTGGCCAGTATAAAGGATACGTGTATACTGATAATTCCGGGAAACAGATCGATTATAATGACAACCAGCTCATCAGGGTACCCGCGGCATCGCTGAGAGTAATTCCCGGATTTAATTTTTTCAATGACAGGGTGCGTTTGCAATCGGTTATCGAATATGAAGGGCAACGCTATGTGGACGTTGCAAATTCGGTATCGCTGCCCAGCTATACAAAGATTGACATAAATGCCCAGGTAAAATTGAATGACAAAATTTCAATCTTCGGACTTATTGATAACCTGGGTAATTCCTTAGGCCTTACCGAAGGAAACCCCCGCCAGGGCGAGTTTCAAAGTAACGATGCAGGAGCTACTTCGTTTATAGCACGTCCATTAGTGGGAAGAAGCTTTAGAGCGGCGCTCCGGTATAAATTTTAA
- the ppk1 gene encoding polyphosphate kinase 1, which produces MQKVIPRDISWLAFNGRVLQEAADPTVPLNERIKFLGIFSNNRDEFFRVRIASLKRMLRIESKLNMHPERNPKKILEQIQRLMDNQQEEFERVWANVQRSLNRNKIYLRNATQLTIGQKKFIREFYETEISPNIIPLMIENIKKFPNLRDKSIFLGVVMRKSYNRQDKKFAIIEVPVTAVGRFIELPSKSGQHDIMLLEDAIIFNLPDIFKFLGYDEFHANIFKFTRDAELDIDTADNTTLVQKLETGLKNRKRGTPVRFTYDEKMDPELLAYLITRMGFAKQDAISPAGAIHNFRHFIDFPAKVFKNVSRRKEPFDHPLLMEQRISDVIMHRDVLLSFPYHNFTPIIDLIREAAFDPDVVSIKITCYRLAAQSKIINALVNAVRNGKEVTVMLELKARFDEEANMEWKQRLEDVGATVLTGFSNMKVHAKLCVIKKKKGAKTEHYGFVSTGNLNEKTARVYADHCLLTSNKRIMADVNRIFSYLEKPKINELALAKCNVVIPSPVYIRTFLTKQIDHEIALARKGKKAEMIIKMNSLSDLDMIQKLYEAARAGVVVKLIVRGIFCMLSQNKKFKHKVTAISIVDEYLEHARVFVFHNEGKPKVFLSSADWMMRNLEHRVEATCPVTDSRLKNELIDILNIQLSDNVKARLLDNELKNKYVHSSTKKIRSQEAIYNYLFNKKYT; this is translated from the coding sequence ATGCAGAAGGTCATACCCAGGGATATCAGTTGGCTGGCATTTAACGGGCGCGTGCTTCAGGAAGCGGCGGATCCCACTGTTCCCTTAAATGAACGCATCAAATTCCTGGGAATTTTCTCCAATAACCGCGACGAATTTTTCAGGGTGCGGATCGCTTCCCTAAAACGGATGTTGCGTATTGAATCAAAACTCAATATGCATCCTGAACGCAACCCCAAAAAAATATTAGAGCAGATCCAGCGGCTGATGGATAACCAGCAGGAAGAATTTGAGCGGGTATGGGCCAACGTGCAACGAAGCCTGAATCGCAATAAAATCTACCTGAGAAATGCAACCCAACTAACCATAGGTCAGAAAAAATTTATCAGGGAATTCTACGAAACAGAGATCAGCCCTAATATTATTCCTCTTATGATTGAGAATATCAAAAAATTTCCCAATCTGAGAGATAAGTCTATTTTCCTTGGCGTGGTGATGCGCAAAAGTTACAACCGCCAGGACAAAAAATTTGCGATCATTGAAGTGCCGGTAACAGCAGTCGGACGCTTTATAGAGCTTCCTTCCAAAAGTGGCCAGCATGATATTATGTTGCTGGAAGATGCTATCATCTTTAACCTGCCGGATATTTTTAAATTCCTGGGGTATGATGAATTCCACGCAAATATTTTCAAATTTACCAGGGATGCGGAGCTGGATATAGATACGGCCGATAACACCACGCTGGTGCAAAAGCTGGAAACAGGATTAAAAAACCGGAAACGCGGAACGCCTGTCCGCTTTACTTATGATGAAAAAATGGATCCCGAGCTCCTGGCCTATTTGATCACACGGATGGGGTTTGCCAAACAGGACGCCATAAGCCCGGCAGGAGCCATTCATAATTTCAGGCATTTTATAGACTTCCCTGCGAAAGTGTTCAAAAATGTGAGCAGGCGTAAGGAACCCTTTGATCATCCGCTGCTGATGGAGCAACGCATTTCCGATGTGATCATGCACCGGGATGTATTGTTGAGTTTTCCCTATCACAATTTCACCCCCATCATTGACCTGATCCGCGAAGCGGCCTTCGACCCGGATGTCGTTTCCATAAAGATCACCTGTTACCGTTTGGCAGCCCAATCAAAGATCATCAACGCCCTCGTTAATGCCGTACGCAATGGTAAAGAAGTTACGGTAATGCTGGAATTGAAAGCCCGCTTTGATGAAGAAGCCAATATGGAATGGAAACAACGGCTGGAAGATGTAGGCGCAACGGTGCTTACGGGCTTCTCCAATATGAAAGTGCATGCGAAATTATGCGTTATCAAAAAGAAGAAGGGCGCCAAAACCGAGCATTATGGATTTGTAAGTACCGGCAACCTGAATGAAAAAACGGCCCGGGTGTATGCCGACCATTGTTTACTGACCTCTAATAAAAGAATAATGGCGGACGTCAACCGCATCTTCTCTTATCTTGAAAAACCTAAAATAAACGAACTGGCATTAGCCAAATGCAATGTAGTCATTCCCAGTCCGGTTTATATCCGGACCTTTTTGACCAAACAGATCGATCACGAAATTGCCCTGGCCCGGAAAGGCAAGAAAGCGGAAATGATCATTAAAATGAATTCCCTTTCCGATCTGGATATGATCCAGAAGCTTTATGAAGCAGCACGGGCGGGGGTTGTGGTGAAATTGATCGTAAGAGGCATTTTCTGTATGCTTTCGCAAAATAAAAAATTCAAACATAAGGTTACCGCCATCAGCATTGTGGACGAATACCTGGAGCACGCCAGGGTATTTGTTTTTCATAATGAAGGAAAGCCTAAAGTTTTTCTTTCGTCGGCCGACTGGATGATGCGCAACCTGGAACACCGGGTGGAAGCCACCTGCCCTGTTACCGATTCCAGATTAAAAAATGAATTGATCGATATTTTAAATATCCAGTTAAGTGATAATGTAAAAGCCCGCCTGCTCGACAATGAGTTGAAGAATAAATATGTGCATTCGTCCACAAAAAAGATCCGGTCGCAGGAGGCTATTTACAATTACCTGTTCAACAAAAAATATACATAG
- a CDS encoding type B 50S ribosomal protein L31 translates to MKQGLHPESYRLVVFKDMSNGETFLSRSTAHSKETIKWEDGNEYPVVKLEISSTSHPFFTGKNMLVDTAGRIDKFKKKYAKK, encoded by the coding sequence ATGAAACAAGGTCTCCATCCTGAAAGCTATCGTTTAGTAGTTTTCAAAGACATGAGTAACGGTGAAACCTTTTTAAGCCGCTCTACTGCTCATTCAAAAGAAACCATTAAATGGGAAGATGGTAACGAATATCCGGTAGTAAAACTGGAAATTTCAAGCACTTCTCACCCTTTCTTTACTGGTAAAAATATGCTGGTGGATACTGCCGGTCGTATTGATAAATTCAAAAAGAAATACGCAAAAAAATAA
- the tpiA gene encoding triose-phosphate isomerase, whose translation MRQQIAAANWKMNLTYVEGQQLLNDILAENVEPKDNHAVIFGIPFPYLMMANEKVNTLKNLYVAAQNCSNKKSGAYTGEVSVGMLKSLNLKYCIIGHSERREYFNETNLELSEKLDLLLGAGMKPIFCCGEPLSIREEGSQNAYVEKQLKESLFHLSAEDMKKVVIAYEPIWAIGTGKTATTAQAQEIHAYIRSVIANQYGAEVADMVPILYGGSVKANNAKELFACPDVDGGLVGGASLVAMDFVEIIRALK comes from the coding sequence ATGAGACAGCAAATAGCAGCCGCTAACTGGAAAATGAATTTAACGTATGTAGAAGGGCAACAATTATTAAATGATATTCTTGCTGAAAATGTAGAACCCAAGGACAACCATGCCGTTATTTTTGGTATTCCCTTTCCCTATCTGATGATGGCCAATGAAAAAGTAAATACGCTGAAAAATTTATATGTTGCTGCACAGAACTGCTCCAACAAAAAATCGGGGGCCTATACCGGAGAAGTTTCTGTAGGCATGTTAAAGTCATTAAACCTGAAATACTGCATTATCGGTCATAGCGAGCGCAGGGAATATTTTAATGAAACAAACCTGGAACTTTCTGAAAAGCTGGACCTGTTGTTGGGCGCAGGAATGAAGCCGATATTTTGCTGCGGCGAACCATTGAGCATCCGGGAAGAAGGCAGCCAGAATGCTTACGTTGAAAAACAACTAAAAGAATCCTTATTCCATCTTTCCGCTGAAGATATGAAGAAGGTAGTGATCGCCTATGAACCCATCTGGGCTATTGGCACCGGCAAAACCGCTACGACGGCGCAGGCGCAGGAAATACATGCGTATATCCGTTCGGTAATTGCAAATCAATATGGCGCCGAAGTTGCCGATATGGTTCCCATTTTATACGGAGGAAGCGTAAAAGCCAATAATGCAAAAGAATTATTCGCCTGCCCGGATGTTGATGGCGGCCTCGTTGGGGGTGCCTCACTGGTAGCGATGGACTTTGTGGAAATTATCAGGGCATTAAAATAG
- a CDS encoding putative sugar nucleotidyl transferase, giving the protein MSPVIFTHNHYQAEQLFPFSLTTSVEAISSGMLTNRRRWELLVQHELPPATGAGWIIPANLLPSEEMVRWLRNLKNGSFLQLGDTGAVIGLSAGGSSFSGEPVAVLPDNAFRMIEFGWHIFEYNQYLLHFDFALLTKGRVSAPAGAGNYVAAPGNIFIEEGATVRFCSLNAEEGPIYISKEALVMEGTCIRGPVFIGANAVVKMGAKLYGGTTIGSHCTVGSEIKNSVLFPFSNKAHDGYLGDSVIGRWCNLGAGTSNSNLKNTAGNIKVTLPGGSYKTGIKCGVLMGDYSKTAINTSINSGTVIGVCSNVFGAGLTPKLIPSFSWGYSTQTIYEVEQALEHIERWMQTKKQQISNEEKQLITHIYNQTKTKRS; this is encoded by the coding sequence ATGAGCCCGGTTATTTTTACCCATAATCATTACCAGGCGGAGCAGTTGTTCCCGTTCAGTCTTACCACTTCGGTGGAAGCTATTTCTTCGGGCATGCTCACCAACCGCAGGCGTTGGGAATTGTTGGTGCAGCACGAGCTGCCACCTGCTACCGGGGCTGGCTGGATCATACCGGCAAACCTGCTGCCATCGGAGGAAATGGTCCGTTGGCTGCGGAACTTAAAAAACGGTTCGTTTTTACAACTGGGCGATACGGGGGCTGTAATCGGACTAAGTGCGGGAGGGAGTAGTTTTTCCGGGGAGCCGGTTGCCGTTCTGCCCGACAATGCATTCAGGATGATTGAATTCGGGTGGCATATTTTTGAATACAATCAATACCTGCTGCATTTTGATTTTGCACTGTTAACGAAAGGACGGGTTTCCGCACCGGCAGGGGCAGGAAATTATGTTGCGGCGCCAGGGAATATATTTATTGAAGAGGGGGCCACCGTTCGCTTTTGCAGCCTGAATGCCGAGGAAGGGCCGATCTATATATCCAAAGAAGCGTTGGTCATGGAGGGAACCTGCATAAGAGGCCCGGTTTTTATCGGTGCTAATGCCGTGGTAAAAATGGGAGCGAAGCTTTATGGTGGAACAACGATCGGCTCACACTGTACGGTTGGCAGCGAGATCAAAAATTCCGTGTTATTCCCTTTTTCCAACAAGGCGCACGACGGCTATCTGGGCGATTCGGTAATAGGCCGCTGGTGCAACCTGGGGGCAGGTACCTCCAACAGTAATTTAAAAAATACGGCAGGGAATATTAAGGTAACCTTGCCTGGAGGAAGTTATAAGACAGGGATAAAATGCGGGGTGCTTATGGGCGATTATTCCAAAACAGCCATCAATACTTCCATTAATTCCGGAACGGTCATCGGCGTTTGCTCCAATGTTTTCGGAGCCGGGCTTACACCAAAATTGATCCCTTCTTTTTCCTGGGGCTATTCTACCCAAACAATATATGAAGTGGAACAGGCGTTAGAGCATATAGAACGCTGGATGCAAACCAAAAAGCAACAAATCTCCAACGAAGAAAAACAGTTAATTACCCATATTTATAATCAAACAAAAACAAAAAGATCATGA
- a CDS encoding TrmH family RNA methyltransferase, whose translation MTNERKEKLENVIRYRQPGLGIVLENVFDPHNISAVMRSCDAVGIQDVYILNTKIPRHEKWGAKSSSSAAKWLSVQQFDNVVDCFGVLRSRYDAIVTTHLSSDAVSLYDMDLTGNIALVFGNEHAGVSEEIRALADGNFIIPQVGIIQSLNISVACAVTIYEAYRQRSKAGLYSGAGDTVYHDQLRGLWGTG comes from the coding sequence ATGACCAACGAGCGGAAGGAGAAGCTGGAAAATGTAATTCGTTACCGTCAACCAGGATTGGGGATCGTACTGGAGAACGTATTTGATCCGCATAATATCTCTGCCGTGATGCGCAGTTGCGATGCCGTGGGCATCCAGGATGTATATATATTGAACACAAAGATCCCGCGACACGAGAAGTGGGGGGCTAAAAGCAGTTCCAGTGCGGCAAAATGGTTGTCTGTTCAGCAATTTGATAATGTGGTGGATTGTTTTGGTGTTTTAAGAAGCCGCTATGATGCAATAGTGACCACTCATTTGAGTTCCGATGCGGTGAGCTTATATGATATGGACCTTACCGGGAATATAGCGCTGGTCTTTGGCAATGAGCATGCGGGCGTAAGCGAAGAGATCCGCGCCCTGGCAGATGGGAATTTTATCATCCCGCAGGTGGGCATCATTCAATCGCTCAATATCAGTGTAGCCTGCGCTGTAACTATTTATGAAGCCTACCGGCAGCGCAGCAAGGCGGGGCTTTATTCCGGAGCCGGGGATACAGTTTATCACGATCAATTAAGAGGATTATGGGGAACAGGATGA
- a CDS encoding YajQ family cyclic di-GMP-binding protein produces the protein MPSFDFASKVDAQALDNAVNVVKKEITNRFDFKGSHVVIDLDKKAFKINVETEDDMKMKQLLDVLVSRAHKQGIAPEAFDLSKEGSQVGKAWKKEIEVRNGLKQEDAKKIVKLIKDAGLKVQAAINDEVVRVTGKKIDDLQSVIQASKTWELGLPLQVENMRN, from the coding sequence ATGCCTTCATTTGATTTTGCCTCCAAAGTAGACGCACAGGCGCTGGATAATGCTGTAAACGTTGTAAAAAAAGAGATCACCAACCGTTTTGATTTTAAAGGGTCGCATGTGGTTATTGACCTGGATAAAAAAGCGTTTAAAATTAACGTGGAAACAGAGGATGATATGAAGATGAAACAATTGCTGGACGTGTTGGTAAGCCGGGCGCATAAACAGGGTATTGCTCCGGAGGCTTTTGATTTAAGCAAAGAGGGGAGCCAGGTGGGCAAGGCCTGGAAAAAAGAGATCGAGGTTCGCAACGGCTTGAAACAGGAGGATGCAAAAAAAATCGTGAAGCTGATCAAAGACGCGGGCCTCAAAGTGCAGGCGGCTATTAATGATGAAGTGGTGCGGGTGACCGGGAAAAAAATTGACGATCTCCAATCTGTCATCCAGGCTTCTAAAACCTGGGAGCTGGGATTGCCCCTGCAGGTAGAGAATATGCGCAACTAA